One genomic window of Roseateles sp. DAIF2 includes the following:
- the rpmI gene encoding 50S ribosomal protein L35 yields the protein MPKMKTKSSAKKRFRVRPGGTVKRGQAFKRHILTKKTTKNKRQLRGATNVHETNMGHIAAMLPFAGL from the coding sequence ATGCCCAAAATGAAGACCAAGAGCAGCGCGAAGAAGCGTTTTCGCGTGCGTCCGGGTGGTACCGTCAAGCGCGGTCAGGCGTTCAAGCGCCACATCCTGACCAAGAAGACCACGAAGAACAAGCGCCAGCTGCGCGGCGCGACGAACGTGCATGAGACCAACATGGGCCACATCGCTGCGATGCTGCCTTTTGCTGGTCTGTAA
- the infC gene encoding translation initiation factor IF-3: MATFADRRAIPERKHRLNREITAPEVRLNGPENEPIGVVSIQEALRMAGDMDVDLVEISATANPPVCRLMDYGKFKYIEQKRAAEAKAKQKVIEIKEVKFRPGTDEGDYQIKMRNLRRFIAEDGDKGKVTLRYRGREITHQDIGMRLLERIRDELADVAVVENMPKLEGRQMIMVLAPKKR, translated from the coding sequence ATCGCTACTTTTGCTGACCGTCGTGCGATTCCCGAGCGCAAGCATCGGCTGAACCGTGAAATCACTGCTCCCGAAGTGCGCCTGAACGGCCCGGAGAACGAGCCTATTGGCGTCGTGAGCATCCAGGAAGCCCTGCGCATGGCGGGCGACATGGATGTCGATCTGGTCGAGATTTCCGCAACCGCCAACCCGCCCGTGTGCCGGTTGATGGATTACGGCAAGTTCAAGTACATCGAGCAGAAGCGCGCAGCCGAGGCGAAAGCCAAGCAGAAGGTCATCGAGATCAAGGAAGTGAAGTTCCGCCCCGGCACCGACGAGGGGGACTACCAGATCAAGATGCGCAATCTGCGCCGCTTCATCGCCGAGGATGGCGACAAGGGCAAGGTCACCTTGCGCTATCGCGGCCGCGAGATCACGCACCAGGACATCGGCATGCGCCTCTTGGAGCGGATCCGCGACGAACTGGCCGATGTGGCGGTGGTCGAGAACATGCCCAAGCTGGAAGGCCGGCAGATGATCATGGTGCTGGCGCCGAAGAAGCGTTGA
- the rplT gene encoding 50S ribosomal protein L20 — MPRVKRGVTARARHKKVLALAKGFRGRRKNVFRIAKQAVMKAGQYAYRDRRAKKRVFRQLWIARINAASRGLGLSYSKFVAGLKKAQIDIDRKVLADLAVNDPAGFASIFTKVKAALA; from the coding sequence ATGCCTCGCGTCAAACGTGGTGTAACCGCCCGTGCTCGTCACAAGAAGGTCCTGGCTCTGGCCAAGGGCTTCCGTGGTCGTCGTAAGAACGTCTTCCGCATCGCCAAGCAGGCGGTGATGAAGGCGGGCCAGTACGCCTACCGTGACCGCCGTGCCAAGAAGCGCGTGTTCCGCCAGCTGTGGATTGCCCGTATCAACGCGGCAAGCCGTGGCCTGGGTCTGAGCTACAGCAAGTTCGTTGCTGGCCTGAAGAAGGCCCAGATCGACATCGACCGCAAGGTCCTGGCCGATCTCGCCGTCAACGATCCGGCTGGTTTTGCCAGCATCTTTACCAAGGTGAAGGCCGCTCTCGCTTAA
- a CDS encoding patatin-like phospholipase family protein, which yields MKLHALQIHAGPRARARLRERGLRPEDVRVVPAAAGGPKGLILNPLDQYLFGPWLGRSTQEVHLLGASIGAWRMATACLGRDDAEMTRAFARMADDYVHQRYDSEPGRRPSAATVSRGFSAKLGESFGGREGQVLSHPRYRLHVFTSRGRHILGREGRLRTPLGYTGAFAANLLGRRVMGAWLERVVFSDPRAPLPMPLVDYRSQQVALSEQNLRPAVLASCSIPFWLQAVHDIPGGPRGAYWDGGITDYHLHLNYAAMAGDGLVLYPHFQRQVIPGWLDKSLKGRHAATAFLDNVVLLSPNPAWIESLPRAKLPDRDDFRHYGDDVQARAKAWLRAIAESQRLRDEFAAAVETSSLDAQAL from the coding sequence ATGAAGCTCCACGCGCTGCAGATCCACGCCGGCCCGCGCGCCCGGGCGCGCCTGCGCGAGCGCGGCCTGCGGCCGGAGGATGTGCGCGTGGTGCCGGCCGCGGCCGGCGGGCCCAAGGGCCTGATCCTGAATCCGCTCGACCAGTACCTGTTCGGCCCCTGGCTGGGCCGCAGCACGCAGGAGGTGCATCTGCTTGGGGCTTCGATCGGCGCCTGGCGCATGGCCACCGCCTGCCTGGGGCGCGACGATGCCGAGATGACGCGCGCCTTCGCGCGCATGGCCGACGACTATGTGCACCAGCGCTACGACAGCGAGCCGGGCCGGCGCCCGAGCGCCGCAACGGTGTCGCGCGGCTTCAGCGCCAAGCTGGGCGAGAGCTTCGGCGGCCGCGAGGGCCAGGTCTTGAGCCATCCGCGCTACCGCCTGCATGTGTTCACCTCGCGCGGGCGCCATATCCTGGGCCGGGAAGGGCGGCTGCGCACGCCGCTGGGCTATACCGGCGCCTTCGCGGCCAATCTGCTGGGCCGGCGCGTGATGGGGGCCTGGCTGGAGCGCGTGGTGTTCTCCGACCCGCGCGCGCCGCTGCCGATGCCGCTGGTCGATTACCGCAGCCAGCAGGTGGCGCTGAGCGAGCAGAACCTGCGGCCGGCCGTGCTGGCCAGCTGCTCGATCCCCTTCTGGTTGCAGGCGGTGCACGACATTCCCGGCGGGCCGCGCGGTGCCTACTGGGACGGCGGCATCACCGACTACCACCTGCACCTGAACTACGCGGCGATGGCCGGCGACGGCCTGGTGCTGTATCCGCATTTCCAGCGTCAGGTGATCCCGGGCTGGCTGGACAAGAGCCTGAAGGGCCGGCACGCGGCCACCGCCTTTCTGGACAACGTCGTGCTGCTGTCGCCGAACCCGGCCTGGATCGAGAGCCTGCCGCGCGCCAAGCTGCCGGACCGCGACGACTTCAGGCATTACGGCGATGATGTGCAGGCCCGTGCCAAGGCCTGGCTGCGCGCGATCGCCGAGAGCCAGCGGCTGCGCGACGAGTTCGCGGCCGCGGTGGAAACATCGAGCCTGGACGCGCAAGCGCTGTAA
- the thrS gene encoding threonine--tRNA ligase produces the protein MISIQLPDGSKREFDAPVTVAQVAASIGAGLAKAALAGRVDGKLVDTSHLIAADAQLAIVTEKDADGLEVIRHSTAHLLAYAVKELFPDAQVTIGPVIEHGFYYDFSYKRPFTPEDLVAIEKKMAELAKKDEKVERSVLPRDAAVEYFKSIGEAYKAEIIASIPADQEVSLYAEGKFTDLCRGPHVPSTGKLKHFKLMKVAGAYWRGDHRNEQLQRIYGTAWASKDDLQQYLTMLEEAEKRDHRKIGKELDLFHIDEHSPGTVFWHPKGWTVWQEVEQYMRRVYRDNGYLEVKGPQILDQGLWEKTGHWDKYRENMFTTESEKRDYALKPMNCPGHILIYKQGIKSYRDLPLRFGEFGQCHRNEPTGGLHGIMRVRGFTQDDGHIFCTEDMIQAEVQAFTTLLQKVYKDFGFTEILYKLSTRPEKRIGSEESWDKAEAALAEGLKASGCEFEYLPGEGAFYGPKIEYTLKDALGRQWQCGTIQVDPNMPERLDAEFVGEDGSRHRPIMLHRAIVGSLERFIGILIEQHAGALPVWLAPTQVVVANITDAQADYVAEIVKSLQKQGLRVAADLRNEKITYKIREHSLQKVPYILVVGDKEKANGAVAVRARGNQDLGVMPLDSFIGKLSGDIASKA, from the coding sequence ATGATCTCGATTCAACTGCCCGACGGTTCCAAGCGCGAATTCGATGCGCCCGTCACCGTCGCCCAGGTGGCCGCCTCGATCGGCGCCGGCCTGGCCAAGGCCGCGCTGGCCGGCCGCGTGGACGGCAAGCTGGTCGACACCAGCCATCTGATTGCCGCCGATGCGCAGCTGGCCATCGTCACCGAGAAGGATGCCGACGGCCTGGAGGTGATCCGCCACTCCACCGCCCACCTGCTGGCCTATGCGGTCAAGGAGCTGTTCCCGGATGCCCAGGTCACGATCGGCCCGGTGATCGAGCATGGCTTCTATTACGACTTCTCCTACAAGCGCCCCTTCACGCCGGAGGATCTGGTCGCGATCGAGAAGAAGATGGCCGAGCTGGCCAAGAAGGACGAGAAGGTCGAGCGCTCGGTGCTGCCGCGCGACGCGGCGGTCGAGTACTTCAAGAGCATCGGCGAGGCCTACAAGGCCGAGATCATCGCCAGCATCCCGGCCGACCAGGAGGTCTCGCTGTATGCCGAGGGCAAGTTCACCGACCTGTGCCGCGGCCCCCATGTGCCGTCTACCGGCAAGCTCAAGCATTTCAAGCTGATGAAGGTGGCCGGCGCCTACTGGCGCGGCGACCATCGCAACGAGCAGCTGCAGCGCATCTACGGCACGGCCTGGGCCAGCAAGGACGACCTGCAGCAGTACCTGACGATGCTGGAAGAGGCCGAGAAGCGCGACCACCGCAAGATCGGCAAGGAACTGGACCTGTTCCACATCGACGAGCATTCGCCCGGCACGGTGTTCTGGCATCCCAAGGGCTGGACGGTATGGCAGGAGGTGGAGCAGTACATGCGCCGCGTCTACCGCGACAACGGCTACCTGGAGGTCAAGGGGCCGCAGATCCTGGACCAGGGGCTGTGGGAGAAGACTGGCCACTGGGACAAGTACCGCGAGAACATGTTCACGACGGAGTCGGAGAAGCGCGACTACGCGCTCAAGCCGATGAACTGCCCCGGCCATATCCTGATCTACAAGCAAGGTATCAAGAGCTACCGCGACCTGCCGCTGCGCTTTGGCGAGTTCGGCCAATGCCACCGCAACGAGCCGACCGGCGGCCTGCACGGCATCATGCGCGTGCGCGGCTTCACGCAGGATGATGGCCATATCTTCTGCACCGAGGACATGATCCAGGCCGAGGTGCAGGCCTTCACGACCCTGCTGCAGAAGGTGTACAAGGACTTCGGCTTCACCGAGATCCTCTACAAGCTCTCGACGCGACCGGAGAAGCGCATCGGTAGCGAGGAAAGCTGGGACAAGGCCGAGGCCGCGCTGGCCGAGGGCCTGAAGGCATCGGGCTGCGAGTTCGAATACCTGCCGGGCGAAGGCGCCTTCTACGGCCCCAAGATCGAGTACACGCTGAAGGACGCGCTGGGTCGCCAATGGCAATGCGGCACGATCCAGGTCGACCCGAACATGCCCGAGCGCCTGGACGCCGAGTTCGTCGGCGAGGACGGCTCGCGCCATCGCCCGATCATGCTGCACCGGGCCATCGTCGGCAGCCTGGAGCGCTTCATCGGCATCCTGATCGAACAGCATGCCGGCGCGCTGCCGGTCTGGCTGGCGCCGACCCAGGTGGTGGTGGCCAATATCACCGATGCCCAGGCGGACTATGTCGCCGAGATCGTGAAATCGCTGCAAAAACAAGGGCTTAGGGTGGCAGCCGATTTGCGGAACGAGAAAATCACGTATAAAATCCGCGAGCATTCATTGCAGAAGGTCCCGTACATTCTGGTCGTAGGCGACAAGGAGAAGGCAAACGGGGCCGTTGCGGTGCGCGCCCGTGGCAACCAAGACCTGGGTGTGATGCCCCTGGACAGCTTCATTGGCAAGCTCTCTGGCGACATCGCATCGAAGGCCTAA
- a CDS encoding integration host factor subunit alpha codes for MSDEQEPTAAATRVLLGSLETPTLTKAELAELLFDKLGLNKRESKDMVEAFFDIIHGQLVQGRDVKLSGFGNFNIRRKAPRPGRNPRTGESIPIKARNVVTFHASHKLKGLVQGDTASEEDFE; via the coding sequence ATGAGCGACGAACAAGAACCGACGGCGGCCGCGACGCGCGTGCTGCTCGGCAGCCTGGAGACGCCGACCCTGACCAAGGCCGAGCTGGCCGAACTGCTGTTCGACAAGCTGGGCCTGAACAAGCGCGAGTCCAAGGACATGGTCGAAGCCTTCTTCGACATCATCCATGGCCAGCTGGTGCAGGGGCGCGATGTGAAGCTGTCCGGCTTCGGCAACTTCAACATCCGCCGCAAGGCGCCGCGCCCGGGCCGCAACCCGCGCACCGGCGAGTCGATCCCGATCAAGGCGCGCAATGTCGTCACCTTCCACGCCAGCCACAAACTCAAGGGGCTGGTTCAAGGCGATACAGCTTCCGAGGAAGAC
- a CDS encoding phenylalanine--tRNA ligase subunit alpha has protein sequence MNDLDQLLQTATTEFAAAATPADLENAKARFIGKSGQVTELMKGLAALSVEEKKTRGAQINLLKQGIEAALNARRHALADAELEKQLKAEALDVTLPGRSRGTGGLHPITRAMERIEAIFGSMGFDVADGPEIENDWFNFTALNTPEDHPARSMHDTFYIEGGHVLRTHTSPMQIRYAVQHVKKHRALIDAGQPMPEIRVIAPGRTYRVDSDATHSPMFHQVEGLWVGENISFKDLKSVYVNFMQQFFETTDMEIRFRPSYFPFTEPSAEIDMMFGSGPLKGRWLEVSGSGQVHPQVIRNMGLDPEKYIGFAFGSGIDRLAMLRYGVNDLRLFFDGDLRFLSQFK, from the coding sequence ATGAACGACCTCGATCAACTGCTACAGACGGCGACCACTGAGTTCGCCGCCGCCGCCACGCCCGCCGACCTGGAGAACGCCAAGGCCCGATTTATCGGCAAGAGCGGCCAGGTGACCGAGCTGATGAAGGGCCTGGCCGCGCTGTCGGTCGAGGAGAAGAAGACGCGCGGCGCGCAGATCAATCTGCTGAAGCAGGGCATCGAGGCCGCGCTGAACGCGCGCCGCCATGCCCTGGCGGATGCCGAGCTGGAGAAGCAGCTGAAGGCCGAGGCGCTGGACGTGACCCTGCCCGGCCGCAGCCGCGGCACCGGCGGCCTGCACCCGATCACGCGCGCGATGGAGCGCATCGAGGCCATCTTCGGTTCGATGGGCTTCGACGTGGCCGACGGTCCCGAGATCGAGAACGATTGGTTCAACTTCACGGCCCTGAACACGCCCGAGGACCATCCGGCCCGTTCGATGCACGACACCTTCTACATCGAAGGGGGTCATGTCTTGCGCACGCACACCAGCCCGATGCAGATCCGCTATGCGGTCCAACATGTGAAGAAGCATCGCGCGCTGATCGATGCAGGCCAGCCAATGCCCGAGATCCGCGTGATCGCGCCGGGCCGCACCTACCGCGTCGACAGCGACGCCACCCATTCGCCGATGTTCCACCAGGTCGAGGGCCTGTGGGTCGGCGAGAACATCTCCTTCAAGGACCTCAAGTCCGTCTACGTGAACTTCATGCAGCAGTTCTTCGAGACGACGGACATGGAGATCCGTTTTCGCCCCAGCTATTTCCCCTTCACCGAGCCCAGCGCCGAGATCGACATGATGTTCGGCTCCGGCCCGCTGAAGGGCCGCTGGCTGGAGGTCTCGGGCTCGGGCCAGGTGCACCCGCAGGTGATCCGCAATATGGGCCTGGACCCCGAGAAGTACATCGGCTTCGCCTTCGGCTCGGGCATCGACCGCCTGGCCATGCTGCGCTACGGCGTCAACGATCTGCGCCTGTTCTTTGACGGCGATCTGCGCTTCTTGAGTCAATTCAAGTAA
- a CDS encoding TonB-dependent siderophore receptor: MNRHPVAAASAFLCAALSGGLSATAALAQDMPSGMEEPRPSSGNRLERVEIQSRQQSDTELRRRASVAKQIYGREELDKYGDTNVSDVLKRLPGVNVQGGAPRMRGLGAGYTQILINGEPAPPGFSMDNLNPAQVERIEVSKGPTAEHSAQAIAGTINIILKDAPRQSQRDLRLGMGYNYDEPRPSFTATYGERFGNLSMVLPVSGFQWRVRNESEGERDTKDELKQRLHVTSQSAETGWGGGVNFGPRLNWKLADDETLAWQSFLQRNEWNNRGRTVTDLLAGETPPSLDDSYLNTGSWQMLRSNLHWTKRFEEGQRLELKLGGQTSRARYTTDLDGLGGKKPLQRHTDGDNKDRGLTQSGKYSQSLGDSHGLTLGWDLEYRRRDEVRSVTQDGRDLLPDFEGRPFEAQVKRTAFFVQDEWEISPQWSTYFGLRTERIVTTSQLSRDGRTQDLRNSSHVLTPLWHLNYKIDPKGRDMIRASLTRSYKAPELQALMARPSVNTTYPLSKPNPETAPDRIGNPNLKPELATGLDIAYEKYFTGGGLFSVSLFHRRIKDLIRNDVFLEDVSWATVQRYVSRPVNLAGARTSGIELELKGRAGELMPALFDPSTNLNLRGSLSFYRSKVEGLPGPDNRLDSQHPYAVNLGFDYKLKSLPLTLGAGLVYMPGYGTQQTPTQLQEVSRSRSLDVFAQYMFSRQYSLRLSANNVAALDPVTDVIYSDGQRTHNQRFGRTFFAANLEMKF, from the coding sequence TTGAACCGACATCCCGTAGCCGCCGCTAGCGCCTTTCTGTGCGCCGCGCTGTCGGGTGGCCTGAGCGCCACCGCCGCCCTGGCCCAGGACATGCCGTCCGGCATGGAGGAGCCGCGGCCGAGCTCGGGCAACCGGCTGGAGCGGGTCGAGATCCAGTCGCGCCAGCAGAGCGACACCGAGCTGCGCCGCCGCGCCTCGGTGGCCAAGCAGATCTATGGCCGCGAGGAGCTGGACAAGTACGGTGACACCAATGTCTCCGATGTGCTGAAGCGCCTGCCCGGCGTCAATGTGCAGGGCGGGGCGCCGCGCATGCGCGGCCTGGGCGCCGGCTACACCCAGATCCTGATCAACGGCGAGCCGGCGCCGCCCGGCTTCTCGATGGACAACCTGAACCCGGCGCAGGTCGAGCGCATCGAGGTCAGCAAGGGCCCGACCGCCGAGCACAGCGCCCAGGCCATCGCCGGCACGATCAACATCATCCTGAAGGACGCGCCGCGCCAGAGCCAGCGCGATCTGCGCCTGGGCATGGGCTACAACTACGACGAGCCCCGGCCCTCGTTCACCGCCACCTATGGCGAGCGCTTCGGCAATCTGTCGATGGTGCTGCCGGTCTCGGGCTTCCAGTGGCGGGTGCGCAATGAGAGCGAGGGGGAGCGGGATACGAAGGATGAGCTGAAGCAGCGCCTGCATGTGACCTCGCAGAGTGCGGAGACCGGCTGGGGCGGCGGCGTCAACTTCGGCCCGCGCCTGAACTGGAAGCTGGCCGACGACGAGACCCTGGCCTGGCAGAGTTTTCTGCAGCGCAACGAGTGGAACAACCGGGGCCGCACCGTGACCGACTTGCTGGCCGGCGAGACCCCGCCCAGCCTGGACGACAGCTATCTGAACACGGGCTCCTGGCAGATGCTGCGCAGCAATCTGCATTGGACCAAGCGTTTCGAGGAAGGCCAGCGCCTGGAGCTGAAGCTCGGCGGCCAGACCTCGCGGGCGCGCTACACGACGGATCTGGATGGCCTGGGTGGCAAGAAGCCGCTGCAGCGCCATACCGACGGCGACAACAAGGACCGCGGCCTGACCCAGAGCGGCAAGTACTCGCAGAGCCTGGGCGACTCGCATGGTCTGACCCTGGGTTGGGACCTGGAATACCGCCGCCGCGACGAGGTGCGCAGCGTCACTCAGGACGGGCGCGATCTGCTGCCCGACTTCGAGGGTCGGCCCTTCGAGGCCCAGGTCAAGCGCACGGCCTTCTTTGTGCAGGACGAGTGGGAGATCAGTCCGCAGTGGTCGACCTACTTCGGCTTGCGCACCGAGCGCATCGTCACGACCAGCCAACTCAGCCGCGACGGCCGGACCCAGGACCTGCGCAACAGCAGTCATGTGCTGACGCCGCTCTGGCATCTGAACTACAAGATCGACCCCAAGGGCCGGGACATGATCCGCGCCAGCCTGACGCGCAGCTACAAGGCGCCGGAGCTGCAGGCGTTGATGGCGCGCCCCTCCGTCAACACCACCTATCCGCTGAGCAAGCCCAATCCGGAAACCGCGCCGGATCGCATCGGCAACCCGAATCTGAAGCCGGAGCTGGCGACCGGGCTGGACATCGCCTACGAAAAATACTTCACCGGCGGCGGGCTGTTCAGCGTCAGCCTGTTCCACCGCCGCATCAAGGACCTGATCCGCAACGACGTCTTCCTGGAGGATGTGTCCTGGGCGACGGTGCAGCGCTATGTCTCACGCCCGGTCAATCTTGCCGGCGCCCGCACCAGCGGCATCGAGCTCGAGTTGAAGGGCCGCGCCGGCGAGCTGATGCCGGCCTTGTTCGACCCGAGCACCAACCTGAACCTGCGCGGTTCGCTGAGCTTCTACCGCTCCAAGGTCGAGGGCCTGCCCGGGCCGGACAACCGGCTCGATTCGCAGCATCCCTATGCGGTGAACCTGGGCTTCGACTACAAGCTCAAGAGCCTGCCGCTGACCCTGGGTGCGGGCCTGGTCTACATGCCGGGCTACGGCACGCAGCAGACGCCGACGCAGCTGCAGGAGGTCTCGCGCTCGCGCTCGCTGGATGTCTTCGCGCAGTACATGTTCAGCCGCCAGTATTCGCTGCGGCTCTCGGCCAACAATGTGGCGGCGTTGGATCCTGTCACCGATGTGATCTACAGCGACGGCCAGCGCACCCACAATCAGCGCTTCGGTCGCACCTTCTTCGCGGCCAATCTCGAAATGAAGTTCTGA
- the pheT gene encoding phenylalanine--tRNA ligase subunit beta translates to MQFPESWLRSFCNPALNTQELAELLTMSGLEVEELRPAAPPFSGIVVAEIVTAEQHPNADKLRVCTVNAGGPEPLQIVCGAPNARAGIKVPLATIGAELPPGEDGKPFKIGKGKLRGVESFGMLCSARELQLSDEHGGLLELAADATVGQNIREHLNLDDTLFTLKLTPNLAHALSVYGIAREVSALTGAPLQAPAIASAAVKHQDKLPVRIEAADLCGRFSGRIVRGVNTKAQTPAWMVERLARCGQRSVSPLVDISNYVMFELGRPSHIFDLDKIHGELVVRWGKQGEQLKLLNGNTIEVDEQVGVIADKQAVESLAGIMGGDATAVSDDTRNIYVEAAFWWPKAVMGRSRRYNFSTDAGHRFERGVDPALTVEHIERITQLILEICGGEAGPMDDQTTQLPAHQPVTLRVARAAKVIGMPLTQAQCAEVFKRLGLEFVEGEGTLTVTPPSFRFDIQIEEDLIEEVIRVVGYPKLPATPPLAPVVGKVKSESRRAVHALRHAMAARDFYETINFSFVEARWEQELAGNANPIQLLNPIAAPLAVMRTSLIGSLVQVLRHNLARKAPRVRVFEIGRVFLRDASVLESDSTIAGVNQPMRLAGLAYGPAEQQQWSQRDRQVDFFDVKGDLEALFAPRQLSFVAAEHPALHPGRSAKVLLDGAEIGVVGELHPKWRQGYELPSAPVLFELALDAVLARSLPQGQGVPRQQAAQRDIAVIVGESVTHDALMGAIAAANEGLIRSAKLFDVFKPAQPTAELKADERSLAVRLELLDEEATLTDERIEQVVGRVLTTLGDKLGARLRG, encoded by the coding sequence ATGCAATTCCCCGAGTCCTGGTTGCGGAGCTTCTGCAACCCCGCGCTGAACACCCAAGAGCTGGCTGAGCTGCTGACGATGAGCGGCCTGGAGGTCGAAGAGCTGCGTCCCGCGGCGCCGCCCTTCAGCGGCATCGTCGTCGCCGAGATCGTGACCGCCGAGCAGCATCCGAACGCCGACAAGCTGCGCGTCTGCACCGTCAACGCCGGTGGTCCCGAGCCGCTGCAGATCGTCTGCGGCGCGCCGAACGCGCGCGCCGGCATCAAGGTGCCGCTGGCCACCATCGGCGCCGAGCTGCCGCCCGGCGAGGATGGCAAGCCCTTCAAGATCGGCAAGGGCAAGCTGCGCGGCGTCGAGAGTTTCGGCATGCTGTGCTCGGCCCGCGAGCTGCAGCTCAGCGACGAGCATGGCGGCCTGCTGGAGTTGGCCGCCGATGCCACCGTCGGCCAGAACATCCGCGAGCACCTGAACCTCGACGACACGCTGTTCACCTTGAAGCTGACGCCGAACCTGGCCCATGCCTTGAGCGTCTACGGCATCGCCCGCGAGGTCTCGGCGCTGACCGGCGCGCCGCTGCAGGCGCCGGCCATCGCATCGGCCGCGGTCAAGCACCAGGACAAGCTGCCGGTGCGCATCGAGGCGGCCGATCTGTGCGGCCGCTTCTCGGGCCGCATCGTGCGCGGCGTCAATACGAAGGCGCAGACGCCCGCCTGGATGGTCGAGCGCCTGGCGCGCTGCGGCCAGCGCTCGGTTTCACCGCTCGTCGACATCTCCAACTACGTGATGTTTGAGCTGGGTCGCCCGAGCCACATCTTCGACCTGGACAAGATCCATGGCGAGCTGGTCGTGCGCTGGGGCAAGCAAGGCGAGCAGCTGAAGCTGCTGAACGGCAACACCATCGAGGTGGATGAGCAGGTCGGCGTGATCGCCGACAAGCAGGCCGTCGAATCGCTGGCCGGCATCATGGGCGGCGACGCTACGGCCGTGTCCGACGACACCAGGAACATCTATGTCGAGGCGGCGTTCTGGTGGCCCAAGGCGGTGATGGGCCGCTCGCGCCGCTACAACTTCTCGACCGACGCCGGCCATCGCTTCGAGCGCGGCGTCGATCCGGCGCTGACCGTCGAGCATATCGAGCGCATCACCCAGCTGATCCTGGAGATCTGCGGTGGCGAGGCCGGCCCGATGGACGACCAGACCACGCAGCTGCCGGCGCACCAACCGGTGACCCTGCGCGTTGCCCGCGCCGCCAAGGTGATCGGCATGCCGCTGACGCAGGCGCAATGCGCCGAGGTGTTCAAGCGCCTGGGCTTGGAATTCGTGGAAGGCGAGGGCACGCTGACCGTCACGCCGCCGAGCTTCCGCTTCGACATCCAGATCGAGGAAGACCTGATCGAGGAAGTGATCCGCGTCGTCGGCTATCCCAAGCTGCCGGCCACGCCGCCGCTGGCGCCGGTGGTCGGCAAGGTGAAGAGCGAGTCCCGTCGCGCCGTGCATGCGCTGCGCCACGCGATGGCCGCGCGCGACTTTTACGAGACGATCAACTTCAGCTTCGTCGAGGCGCGCTGGGAGCAGGAGCTGGCCGGCAATGCCAACCCGATCCAGCTGCTGAACCCGATCGCCGCGCCGCTGGCGGTGATGCGCACGAGCCTGATCGGCAGCCTGGTGCAGGTGCTGCGCCACAACCTGGCGCGCAAGGCGCCGCGCGTGCGCGTGTTCGAGATCGGCCGCGTGTTCCTGCGCGACGCCTCGGTGCTTGAGAGCGACAGCACGATCGCCGGCGTCAATCAGCCGATGCGCCTGGCCGGTCTGGCCTATGGTCCGGCCGAGCAGCAGCAGTGGAGCCAGCGCGACCGCCAGGTCGACTTCTTCGACGTCAAGGGCGATCTGGAAGCGCTGTTCGCGCCGCGCCAGCTGAGCTTCGTCGCGGCCGAGCATCCGGCCCTGCATCCGGGGCGCTCGGCCAAGGTCCTGTTGGACGGCGCCGAGATCGGCGTGGTCGGCGAGCTGCATCCGAAATGGCGCCAGGGCTATGAGCTGCCCTCGGCCCCGGTGCTGTTCGAGCTGGCGCTCGACGCGGTGCTGGCGCGCAGCCTGCCGCAAGGTCAGGGCGTGCCGCGCCAGCAGGCGGCGCAGCGCGACATCGCGGTGATCGTCGGCGAGAGCGTCACGCATGACGCGCTGATGGGCGCGATCGCCGCGGCCAACGAGGGCCTGATCCGCTCGGCCAAGCTGTTCGACGTGTTCAAGCCGGCGCAGCCGACCGCCGAGTTGAAAGCCGATGAGCGCAGCCTGGCCGTGCGCCTGGAGCTGCTGGACGAGGAGGCCACCTTGACCGACGAGCGCATCGAGCAGGTGGTGGGCAGGGTGCTGACGACGCTGGGCGACAAGCTCGGCGCGCGGCTGCGCGGCTGA
- a CDS encoding glycine zipper 2TM domain-containing protein, with translation MNTHNKRLAWHRTALLATAAAALALGGCASHHEPRQNRAPVYEQGGYPPSGSYPGSGGPSQAPVQYGHVRSIEQIEGGGSSGGGALIGGVIGGALGNQVGKGSGRAAATVAGAVGGAVVGNEIERQRSGRTRYEVLVQLERRGAEQWFELGQLDGLKVGDRVRIENGRLYRW, from the coding sequence ATGAACACCCACAACAAGCGACTTGCCTGGCATCGCACGGCCCTGCTCGCCACGGCCGCGGCGGCGCTGGCCCTGGGCGGCTGCGCCTCCCACCATGAACCGCGCCAGAACCGCGCGCCGGTCTACGAGCAGGGCGGCTACCCGCCCAGCGGCAGCTACCCCGGCAGCGGCGGCCCGTCGCAGGCGCCGGTGCAATACGGTCATGTGCGCAGCATCGAGCAGATCGAGGGCGGCGGCAGCAGCGGCGGTGGGGCGCTGATCGGCGGCGTGATCGGTGGTGCCCTGGGCAACCAGGTCGGCAAGGGCAGCGGCCGCGCCGCGGCCACGGTGGCCGGCGCCGTCGGCGGCGCGGTGGTCGGCAACGAGATCGAACGCCAGCGCAGCGGCCGCACCCGCTACGAGGTGCTGGTGCAGCTGGAGCGCCGCGGCGCCGAGCAATGGTTCGAGCTGGGCCAGCTCGACGGGCTGAAGGTCGGTGACCGGGTGCGCATCGAAAACGGCCGCCTGTACCGTTGGTAA